A region from the bacterium genome encodes:
- a CDS encoding protein kinase yields MQTGAKVGRCSIGSGRDRVNLLEKLGSPLPQSKVIDYSLKIAKGLAAAHDKGIIHRDLKPENLFVINDGRVKILDFGD; encoded by the coding sequence ATGCAAACTGGAGCAAAAGTCGGTCGTTGCTCCATTGGGAGCGGGCGGGATCGGGTAAACCTGCTCGAGAAACTTGGATCACCTCTTCCCCAGAGCAAAGTCATCGATTATTCGTTGAAAATCGCAAAAGGCCTGGCGGCCGCGCACGACAAAGGAATCATCCATCGTGACCTGAAACCTGAGAATCTGTTTGTCATCAATGATGGTCGTGTGAAGATCCTGGACTTTGGAGATTGA
- a CDS encoding DUF2231 domain-containing protein, giving the protein MAARAKIGKHPVHPMIVPLTIGLWIFTFVCDLLYFFGENAVWDQIAFYTMAGGIVGASLAAIPGFIDLISMKDPKIKQIGLFHMMINLGAVILFVFNLWLRYTSPAGVLLPVVLSFIGVCAIGISGWLGGEMVYVYCRCRT; this is encoded by the coding sequence ATGGCTGCGAGAGCAAAGATCGGGAAACATCCCGTACACCCCATGATTGTTCCGCTTACCATTGGATTGTGGATTTTTACATTTGTATGTGACCTGCTTTATTTCTTCGGGGAGAATGCGGTCTGGGACCAGATTGCCTTCTACACGATGGCGGGGGGTATTGTGGGAGCGTCGCTCGCCGCGATCCCCGGTTTTATTGATCTGATCTCCATGAAAGACCCGAAAATCAAGCAGATCGGATTGTTTCACATGATGATCAATCTTGGCGCAGTTATCCTGTTTGTCTTCAACCTCTGGCTGAGATACACAAGCCCTGCGGGTGTGCTGCTTCCCGTCGTACTTTCGTTCATCGGTGTCTGCGCGATTGGTATTTCAGGCTGGCTGGGTGGTGAAATGGTCTATGTCTATTGTCGGTGTCGAACCTGA
- a CDS encoding sigma 54-interacting transcriptional regulator yields MNPFLLCMFGPIKGSRIELPNEPIVLGRERSNAVYIGDLLLSRKHCSIEKQDNSYVVRDLQSRNGVFVNGIPIHERTLNHGDRIEIGTSTFLFLLNEDSTFPDFPVVDDSLEAGSTQALRIEDSVYLGDTPSFATKSAKVLTRISHVLTGATDVVAFCEKLFDLLLEFIPYENVSILETKGTRISASRFTKQQVQKFSESLSQKVIHEKVAILASNFALPESLSGSQIQSVICVPFIWLESVVCLLYMDTTNAVGFTEDHLQIASAVAALTSPVLHHLRETEDLRLQNQQLNERLVVSGPIVGESEAVRKVLQLISRIAPVDTTVLIYGESGTGKELAARAIHAAGARRNGPLISISCAAIPESLLESELFGFEKGAFTGAFQQKKGKIESADGGTLFLDEIGELAPALQAKLLRVLQEREFERVGGTRAVTVDIRVIAATNQNLEKMIEEGKFRRDLYYRLKVVTLTMPPLRELSEDVLLLSHYFVSRFTKKIGRRILGISPEVKECLLRYDWPGNVRELQNAIERAIALGTSEWIQLEDLPEALLERRSLSQQGPLSYQDALLQFKRDLVLKAFEGTKGNYNEAASRLGIHPNYLYRLVKNLNLRDEI; encoded by the coding sequence ATGAATCCTTTCTTGCTTTGCATGTTTGGCCCGATCAAAGGCAGCCGGATTGAGCTTCCGAACGAACCGATTGTGCTGGGGCGGGAGCGAAGCAATGCTGTTTATATCGGCGATTTGCTCCTTTCGCGGAAACATTGTTCGATTGAGAAACAAGATAACAGTTATGTCGTTCGCGATTTGCAGAGCCGGAATGGTGTATTTGTTAACGGGATTCCGATTCATGAACGTACCCTGAATCATGGTGATCGAATCGAAATCGGCACCTCCACTTTTCTCTTTCTACTAAACGAGGATTCAACATTTCCCGATTTTCCCGTTGTCGATGATTCACTTGAAGCCGGTTCAACTCAGGCCTTGCGAATTGAGGACTCTGTCTACCTTGGAGACACCCCTTCTTTCGCAACAAAATCTGCGAAAGTACTCACCCGTATCAGCCATGTCCTTACCGGCGCAACTGACGTCGTTGCTTTTTGCGAAAAATTATTCGATCTGCTTCTGGAATTCATACCATATGAAAACGTTTCAATCCTGGAAACAAAGGGGACAAGAATTTCTGCTTCCCGCTTCACAAAGCAGCAAGTTCAAAAATTCAGCGAAAGTCTCAGCCAAAAAGTAATCCATGAAAAGGTTGCCATTCTCGCTTCTAATTTTGCGCTTCCGGAATCTCTTTCTGGAAGTCAGATTCAATCTGTAATCTGCGTTCCGTTTATCTGGCTAGAGTCTGTTGTCTGTCTGCTATATATGGATACGACTAACGCCGTTGGATTTACAGAGGATCATTTGCAGATCGCTTCTGCTGTTGCCGCTCTGACCTCTCCGGTTTTACATCATCTTCGTGAGACGGAGGACCTGCGGCTTCAAAACCAACAACTGAATGAGAGGTTAGTGGTGAGCGGTCCGATCGTCGGAGAGAGCGAAGCGGTGCGCAAAGTTCTGCAGCTGATCTCCCGAATCGCGCCGGTGGATACTACCGTTTTGATTTATGGTGAAAGCGGAACGGGAAAAGAGCTCGCGGCCAGAGCCATTCATGCAGCCGGTGCTCGGCGCAACGGTCCGTTGATCTCAATCAGTTGTGCTGCGATTCCGGAATCCTTATTGGAAAGTGAATTGTTTGGTTTTGAAAAAGGAGCTTTTACCGGCGCATTCCAACAGAAGAAGGGGAAGATCGAATCCGCAGATGGTGGAACTCTTTTTCTGGATGAAATCGGCGAGCTTGCTCCCGCCTTACAAGCAAAACTGCTTCGGGTCCTTCAAGAGCGTGAGTTCGAACGTGTAGGTGGAACGCGCGCGGTAACTGTAGACATACGAGTCATTGCGGCTACAAATCAGAATTTGGAGAAAATGATCGAAGAGGGCAAGTTCCGAAGAGATCTTTATTATCGCCTTAAAGTTGTCACGCTTACGATGCCCCCTTTGCGTGAGCTTTCTGAAGACGTTTTGCTGCTGTCGCATTATTTTGTCTCCCGGTTTACGAAGAAAATCGGACGCCGGATTCTCGGTATCTCTCCGGAAGTCAAGGAATGTTTGCTGCGATACGATTGGCCGGGCAATGTTCGCGAACTGCAAAATGCCATCGAACGAGCCATCGCTTTGGGCACTTCGGAATGGATCCAGTTGGAAGACCTCCCGGAAGCCCTGCTGGAAAGGCGATCCCTATCACAACAAGGTCCCCTCTCCTATCAGGATGCGCTGTTGCAGTTCAAACGGGATCTAGTGCTGAAGGCTTTTGAGGGAACGAAAGGAAACTATAACGAAGCCGCATCGCGTCTCGGGATTCATCCGAATTATCTCTATCGTTTGGTAAAAAATCTCAATTTGAGAGATGAGATTTAA
- a CDS encoding VWA domain-containing protein translates to MKRFLLPVFLLLYAITIETAEIQETLVVDLVDLYFTATDQKGHFITDLKQDEITVMEDGVSQKIQRFGAFAGERNEIPLILALVVDNSASMDSKVEQVRKLDLARDAGLTLLEELGPLDRVKLVQFSDILKSTELTSSKETIRDELKKMQPRWWQTAMFDAVATTITDLNGHSGRKILLLSSDGQDNMSKTKLEEVVEMASRTPDLTVIVLGTVANAPVVGMRGKVKNLPAIPMFRGREILQSLAEKTAGYAFFPKNLKESEKVSELLRSFVRSQYYLAYRSTNQKLDGSFRKIKIQCKRKGIHLRYRTGYYAS, encoded by the coding sequence ATGAAACGATTCTTGCTGCCTGTCTTCCTTCTCCTATACGCAATCACAATTGAAACCGCGGAAATTCAGGAAACACTTGTTGTAGATCTGGTCGATTTGTACTTCACCGCAACCGATCAGAAAGGACATTTCATCACTGACCTGAAACAAGATGAAATCACAGTTATGGAAGATGGAGTTTCACAAAAGATCCAGCGTTTCGGCGCATTTGCGGGTGAACGGAATGAAATCCCACTCATTCTAGCACTGGTTGTGGACAACAGTGCCAGCATGGACTCCAAGGTAGAACAGGTCCGAAAACTGGATCTTGCTCGCGATGCGGGTCTGACTTTGCTGGAAGAGCTCGGACCACTGGACCGTGTGAAACTCGTGCAGTTCAGCGATATCTTGAAATCCACGGAACTAACATCGAGCAAAGAGACGATTCGCGATGAATTGAAAAAAATGCAACCCCGCTGGTGGCAGACAGCCATGTTCGATGCGGTTGCTACGACAATCACCGATCTAAATGGGCACTCTGGCCGTAAGATTCTGCTTCTTTCTTCCGATGGTCAGGACAACATGAGCAAAACAAAACTGGAAGAAGTTGTTGAAATGGCTTCACGAACCCCCGATCTTACGGTGATTGTCCTGGGAACGGTTGCGAATGCGCCCGTCGTTGGAATGCGCGGAAAGGTGAAAAACTTGCCCGCCATACCGATGTTTCGTGGAAGGGAGATACTCCAATCTCTTGCCGAGAAAACCGCCGGGTACGCTTTCTTTCCAAAAAATCTAAAAGAATCAGAAAAAGTGAGTGAACTGCTTCGGAGTTTCGTGCGCAGTCAATATTATCTTGCTTACCGGTCGACCAACCAGAAACTGGACGGCTCTTTTCGAAAGATCAAGATCCAGTGCAAGCGAAAAGGAATCCATTTGCGCTATCGCACCGGCTATTATGCCAGCTAA